From Pungitius pungitius chromosome 9, fPunPun2.1, whole genome shotgun sequence, one genomic window encodes:
- the LOC119218323 gene encoding calmodulin-regulated spectrin-associated protein 3-like isoform X1, with amino-acid sequence MVDFPCAMKTFSVPEIKPLDQYDFNRAKICASVRWLLSKSYGSAENVPVELREPLYKDQYEQEHLKPSVSKLLLSPEIYCRAQALLAQAHGASLPAPQGLPVDHSLLQVLIKKGLTPKVEDADVTEDDLRFVPIKTKAHLALIDTLMALVAREAVGSVKMAKEAEQMGAGAPWENALLFWVNKLNHKLRETTEEEEPTKSQTCTDLQTAQDPCQSNRWYWKLVPHAIAFCLKESGNKPPVIRYRKDKVQSKLTPTFPVVSGVRDLSNGCAIAAVLHFYCPGLLPLEDVCLKDTMSVSDSLYNLQLITNFCASSLRSCCPLAVEDLLYAPPALHLNIMSFVAELLEWFEVKKPDFVQPIQPLDLTDAAGLLDCTSPVNGNSGFPSFVFKQPFVPICSPVSPEKNCWTKKPISRPLSAGTFSIPFGLDSDVDVVMGNPIDSVFRSASIDSLAAGEAATTSPVTSAGKIRLPYNIPEELSRVVSASAPSQNSSRALYAPATPLGELPTIEEALQAVHTQSGKDRRKGRVVEKGGGREALGGMPEPRLRPEGAPAGFFLHSPEEDKSLLSSSAPCRSGVLHRPVGGEAGVTEKQARAERRERSGRASDMSRDDDSVLRDGSVDSSEASDETPRNAPGNVRPGNVRPGNVRPGNGRQENNSAGNSPRLTSFADRRDSRRRHPATPGEETASAPTPTTPGTPHTPSTPAGAPGPAPRGPEPGSEARELGARLEEKRKSIEAQKRRIEAIFAKHRQRLGKTAFLQLKRERGEEEHLTLEERLTCMEEQLKQEEEREEKEEPSVPNPPRLEKQVTFSIESKKGAENEKGGEAVFVEYSEVVQKLSEALQSLQKDMQKLTEQQQQLMSDRKPTNTPKNKSPRCGAKTPPYTLTKTPPRTPTKTPARSTSNAWVIPGPSSPLLRSHIRSSATSPKNILSSSCPAPRTKIPPSSSSSSTPRSPKQPLRAQQQPHPRPSELKFPPLNRALAPTHNVDALPRLRRVSPSKCQVQTSSSFRIGGPRTPQDRSQTAKGPLPEESTSDTASSETPTQFSLELEDGETVGGQLVFPQLGQDRASAAGGSSSGAPSEYSFGSESISAAFSAGGEGARRAGEGKRCSLIEASLSSLGRPEGGSDVPTDEGQEFSSDSMSDHAESAVEPASPASPASPAAQPLDPLEQLDATTGAGDLEQQDIEGEPTREAETLEPSREQNEPATRGGIGFFFQEEARSEGEMAQRRALLLEKQQKRTEELKKRRQWNEQERENGPGCADGNSPSSTPPAGMTSPSPTPPATPVRRGTFTRVEYARRHQLRIMEDLDKVLRQKSTGQGRPSAKKPRPRPRSMTREETQLSLSPAKGTAGSKLTKVYSNSSLNLAATEEPGNRCADGPKKSHSRPDSPSRCVTQSKLANRNGEDWETGSNGTPPAPEYTGPKLFKEPSFKSNKFIIHNALSRCCLAGKVNETQKNKIVEEMEKSPANHFLILFRDSSCQFRGVYTMNTESQELIRLAGVGPRTIGSAQVEAIYKYSSDRKQFSAIPSKTVGMTVDAFTIPGHLWQGGGGAGGGSRRASATKKAVVSK; translated from the exons ATGGTGGACTTCCCCTGCGCGATGAAGACCTTCTCGGTGCCGGAGATCAAGCCACTGGACCAGTACGACTTCAACCGGGCCAAGATCTGTGCCAGCGTCCGGTGGCTGCTGTCGAAGTCCTACGGCTCCGCAG AAAACGTGCCTGTGGAGCTGCGGGAGCCTCTTTACAAAGACCAGTATGAACAAGAGCACCTGAAGCCCTCCGTCTCCAAGCTGCTTCTGTCTCCAGAAATCTACTGCAGAGCCCAAGCCCTGCTGGCACAGGCGCACGGGGCCTCCCTGCCAGCGCCACAGGGGCTGCCAGTGGACCACTCCTTGCTGCAGGTCCTTATTAAGAAAGGTTTGACTCCAAAGGTCGAAGATGCAGACGTCACCGAGGACGACCTACGCTTTGTCCCCATCAAgacg AAGGCACACCTCGCCCTGATCGACACTCTGATGGCGCTGGTGGCCAGAGAGGCGGTGGGAAGCGTGAAGATGGCCAAGGAGGCGGAGCAGATGGGGGCCGGGGCTCCGTGGGAGAACGCTCTGCTCTTCTGGGTCAACAAG CTAAACCACAAGCTGAGAGAAACCACCGAAGAAGAAGAGCCCACCAAGTCTCAGACCTGCACAGACCTGCAAACCGCCCAAGACCCG TGTCAATCCAACCGCTGGTACTGGAAGCTCGTCCCC CATGCTATCGCTTTTTGTTTGAAGGAATCGGGGAATAAGCCTCCAGTG ATCCGCTACAGGAAGGACAAGGTGCAGTCCAAGCTGACCCCGACCTTCCCGGTGGTCTCGGGGGTCCGGGACCTGTCTAATGGTTGTGCGATAGCTGCAGTGCTACACTTCTACTGCCCCGGCCTGCTGCCTCTGGAGg ATGTGTGTCTGAAGGACACCATGTCGGTGTCTGACAGCCTCTACAACCTGCAGCTCATCACCAACTTCTGTGCCAGCAGCTTACGGAGCTGCTGCCCCCTGGCTGTGGAGGACCTGCTGTATGCCCCCCCGGCCCTGCAT CTGAACATCATGAGCTTCGTGGCTGAGCTGCTGGAGTGGTTTGAAGTGAAGAAGCCGGATTTCGTTCAGCCCATCCAACCCCTCGACCTCACAG ATGCCGCGGGGCTGTTAGACTGTACGAGTCCTGTCAACGGAAACAG TGGTTTTCCTTCCTTCGTCTTCAAACAACCCTTTGTGCCCATCTGCTCCCCAGTGTCGCCAG AAAAAAACTGTTGGACAAAGAAACCAATCAG CCGTCCACTGTCAGCAGGGACTTTCAGTATCCCGTTTGGGCTGGACAGTGATGTTGACGTTGTCATGGGGAACCCAATAGATTCTGTCTTTCGCTCTGCTAGCATCGACAGCCTCGCCGCCGGCGAAGCCGCGACGACCTCCCCGGTGACCTCGGCGGGGAAGATCCGCCTCCCGTACAACATTCCGGAGGAGCTCAGCCGTGTGGTCAGCGCCTCCGCTCCATCGCAGAACTCCTCCCGGGCTCTCTACGCTCCCGCCACGCCGCTGGGGGAGCTGCCCACCATCGAGGAGGCGCTACAGGCGGTCCACACTCAGAGCGGCAAAGATCGGCGGAAGGGAAGAGTGGTCGAGAAAGGTGGAGGTCGAGAGGCGTTGGGCGGGATGCCGGAGCCCAGGCTACGTCCGGAAGGAGCTCCAGCTGGTTTCTTCCTCCACTCCCCAGAGGAGGATAAATCGCTGCTCAGTAGCTCTGCTCCCTGTCGCTCTGGAGTCCTCCACCGGCCCGTTGGCGGAGAGGCGGGCGTCACCGAAAAGCAAGCGagggcagagaggagggagagatcgGGACGCGCCTCCGATATGTCGCGCGACGACGACTCCGTCCTGCGAGACGGCAGCGTCGACTCCTCCGAAGCGTCGGATGAAACCCCTCGAAACGCCCCCGGTAACGTCCGTCCCGGTAACGTCCGTCCCGGTAACGTCCGTCCCGGCAACGGTCGCCAGGAAAACAACAGCGCCGGCAACAGTCCGCGCCTGACGAGCTTTGCAGACCGACGGGACAGCAGAAGAAGACATCCTGCTACACCCGGCGAGGAGACAGCCTCTGCTCCGACCCCGACAACCCCAGGAACTCCACATACACCCTCCACACCAGCCGGGGCACCCGGTCCGGCTCCCAGAGGCCCCGAACCGGGATCCGAGGCCAGGGAGCTGGGGGCTCGCCTGGAGGAAAAACGGAAAAGCATTGAAGCCCAAAAGAGACGCATTGAAGCCATCTTTGCCAAGCACAGACAAAGGCTCGGAAAAACAGCTTTCCTTCAGCtgaaaagagagcgaggggaggaAGAGCATCTCACCCTGGAGGAACGCCTCACTTGCATGGAGGAGCAActgaaacaggaggaggagagggaggagaaagaggagccaTCTGTTCCTAATCCTCCCCGATTGGAGAAGCAGGTCACTTTCTCTATCGAGAGTAAGAAAGGCGCAGAGAACGAGAAGGGAGGCGAGGCTGTCTTTGTGGAGTACAGTGAAGTAGTTCAGAAACTGAGTGAAGCTCTTCAGTCGCTTCAGAAGGACATGCAGAAACTAACtgaacagcaacagcagctcaTGAGTGATCGTAAACCCACCAATACACCGAAAAACAAATCACCTAGATGTGGCGCAAAAACACCTCCTTACACCCTGACCAAGACGCCTCCAAGAACCCCGACCAAGACGCCTGCGAGGAGTACCAGTAACGCCTGGGTGATCCCTGGTCCCTCCTCCCCGTTGCTGCGTTCGCACATTCGTTCTTCTGCCACCTCCCCAAAGAacatcctctcctcttcctgcccGGCTCCTCGCACAAAGatacccccctcctcctcctcctcctccaccccccgcaGCCCCAAGCAGCCCCTGCGGGCCCAACAGCAGCCTCACCCACGGCCCTCCGAACTTAAGTTTCCGCCGCTCAACCGGGCCTTGGCCCCCACCCATAACGTGGATGCCCTCCCCCGCCTACGGCGTGTGTCCCCCAGCAAGTGTCAGGTtcagacctcctcctcctttcgcATCGGCGGGCCTCGGACTCCCCAAGACCGCTCTCAGACCGCCAAGGGGCCACTGCCTGAGGAGAGCACCTCGGACACGGCGTCCAGCGAAACCCCGACCCAGTTCAGCCTGGAGCTGGAGGACGGGGAGACTGTGGGGGGGCAGCTGGTTTTCCCGCAGCTCGGACAGGATCGCGCGTCGGCTGCTGGCGGAAGCAGCTCCGGCGCTCCTTCCGAGTACTCCTTCGGGAGCGAGTCtatctctgcagctttcagcgCAGGAGGCGAAGGCGCCAGGAGAGCAGGTGAAGGGAAGCGCTGCAGCCTGATTGAGGCCTCGCTGTCTTCTCTCGGAAGGCCCGAGGGGGGCAGCGATGTGCCAACTGACGAAGGGCAGGAGTTCTCCTCGGATTCCATGAGCGACCACGCGGAATCCGCTGTGGAACCTGCCTCACCCGCCTCACCCGCCTCACCCGCCGCACAACCTTTAGACCCCCTCGAGCAGCTGGATGCGACAACGGGAGCCGGCGATTTAGAGCAACAAGACATCGAAGGAGAACCAACGAGGGAGGCCGAAACCCTGGAGCCGAGCCGAGAGCAGAACGAGCCGGCGACAAGAGGAGGGATTGGATTCTTCTTTCAG GAGGAGGCGCGTAGTGAAGGGGAGATGGCCCAGCGTAGAGCTCTGCTGTTGGAAAAGCAGCAGAAGAGAACTGAGGAGTTGAAGAAGAGGAGACAGTGGAATGAGCAAGAAAGGGAAAACGG ACCAGGATGTGCAGACGGAAACTCTCCCTCCAGTACGCCTCCTGCAGGAATGACCTCCCCTTCCCCCACGCCTCCCGCCACACCCGTCCGGAGGGGAACCTTCACGCGGGTGGAGTACGCACGGCGCCACCAACTCAGGATTATGGAGGACTTGGACAAAGTGCTTCGGCAGAAATCGACCGGTCAAGGACGACCTTCCGCCAAGAAACCCCGCCCCCGTCCCCGCAGCATGACGAGGGAGGAAACACAGCTGTCTCTGAGCCCAGCCAAGGGAACAGCTG GCTCTAAGTTGACCAAAGTCTACTCTAACTCCTCCCTCAACCTGGCCGCAACGGAGGAGCCAGGAAACAGATGTGCCGATGGCCCTAAGAAATCACATAG TCGCCCTGATTCGCCTTCAAGATGTGTGACGCAAAGCAAACTGGCCAATCGGAACGGAGAAGACTGGGAGACTGGTTCCAATGGAACCCCACCGGCCCCAGAATACACAG GTCCAAAACTCTTCAAAGAACCGAGCTTTAAGTCCAACAAATTCATCATCCACAACGCTCTGTCACGCTGCTGCCTCGCCGGGAAGGTCAACGagacccagaagaacaagataGTTGAG gagatggagaagagtCCCGCCAACcacttcctcatcctcttccgTGACTCCAGCTGCCAGTTCCGGGGCGTCTACACCATGAACACCGAGTCCCAGGAGCTGATCCGATTGGCCGGCGTGGGCCCGCGGACCATTGGCTCCGCCCAGGTGGAGGCCATCTACAAGTACAGCTCCGACAGGAAGCAGTTCAGCGCCATCCCCTCGAAGACCGTGGGCATGACTGTGGACGCCTTCACCATCCCCGGCCATCTCTGGCAGGGAGGAGGCGGCGCGGGGGGAGGAAGCCGCAGGGCCAGCGCTACTAAGAAGGCCGTCGTTTCTAAGTGA